In the Clostridium beijerinckii genome, one interval contains:
- a CDS encoding O-antigen ligase family protein: MKPITKLEKKIKYVYKDIRQMTKVSELINYIPEQLIERSALLLLILWVLSPLIVILSNNFVNDVEKTYILMFKQLYWYEILQTIGFLGCILGVITFSKSILQAKVEKVSLQNYIKSNLFHLFLFMMLIWSIISCLNSDNINISLNGTLYRKEGIITYFTYCGIFCCGYVVRNRRLIKIIFEIFTLCAVALSILTLVDSKELNNTLGLTSDSSIFCQFNHYAYYLCMSIMSASLLFITEKKSIQKLIFRIIIFSVITAALIKNGSFGPYIAVIVGLIFSIIFSILLDRKVLKRVAIVTSVFVAITLGMNISNSHTYKDFWTLGGDIFKIAEKSPDANKAGTGRWILWVNGVRFISERPLFGYGADNLGDQYAKVKINTDRAHNEIIQFAASLGIPAALLYIAALATYFMFFIKKRKQFLRLDICILCIVIAYLASSMFGNTMYYTSPFFFMILGISSGRQKLLLKSFSSYSRESENLFLIKS, translated from the coding sequence TTGAAACCAATAACCAAACTAGAAAAAAAGATAAAATATGTTTACAAAGACATACGTCAAATGACTAAAGTTAGTGAACTCATTAATTATATCCCAGAACAATTAATTGAAAGGTCAGCTCTCTTGCTACTTATTTTATGGGTATTATCACCATTAATTGTTATACTTTCTAATAATTTTGTAAATGATGTAGAGAAAACATATATACTTATGTTCAAACAACTATATTGGTATGAAATACTTCAAACAATTGGTTTTCTTGGCTGTATTTTAGGAGTTATCACTTTTTCAAAAAGTATTTTACAAGCAAAAGTAGAAAAAGTATCTTTACAGAACTATATTAAAAGTAACCTATTTCATCTATTTTTGTTTATGATGCTTATTTGGAGCATAATATCGTGTTTGAATTCAGATAATATTAATATTTCGCTTAATGGTACATTGTATAGAAAAGAAGGTATCATTACATATTTCACTTACTGCGGAATTTTTTGTTGTGGATATGTAGTAAGAAATAGACGATTAATAAAGATTATTTTCGAAATTTTTACTTTATGTGCAGTGGCATTATCGATATTGACTCTTGTTGATTCTAAGGAGTTAAATAATACATTAGGATTAACCTCTGATTCGTCTATCTTTTGTCAATTTAATCATTATGCATATTACTTGTGTATGTCTATAATGAGTGCATCGTTGCTATTTATTACAGAGAAAAAATCAATTCAAAAGCTGATTTTTAGAATCATAATATTTTCTGTTATCACAGCTGCCTTAATTAAAAATGGATCTTTTGGACCTTACATTGCTGTTATAGTAGGATTGATTTTTAGCATTATTTTTTCAATTCTGCTAGACAGAAAAGTTTTAAAGCGAGTAGCAATAGTTACAAGTGTTTTCGTAGCTATTACGCTAGGTATGAACATTTCAAATAGTCATACTTACAAGGATTTTTGGACATTAGGCGGAGATATATTTAAAATAGCAGAGAAATCTCCAGATGCTAATAAAGCAGGAACGGGTAGATGGATTCTTTGGGTGAATGGAGTTAGATTCATTTCTGAAAGACCTTTATTTGGTTATGGAGCAGATAATCTTGGGGATCAATATGCTAAAGTTAAAATTAATACGGATCGTGCACATAACGAGATTATTCAATTTGCTGCAAGTCTAGGTATTCCAGCTGCACTTTTATATATTGCAGCACTAGCAACTTATTTTATGTTTTTTATAAAGAAAAGGAAACAATTTTTGAGGCTAGATATCTGTATATTATGCATAGTAATTGCTTATTTAGCGTCATCAATGTTTGGTAATACTATGTATTATACAAGTCCATTTTTCTTTATGATATTAGGAATTTCAAGCGGAAGACAAAAGTTGCTTTTAAAAAGTTTTTCTAGCTATTCAAGAGAATCTGAGAATTTATTTTTAATAAAATCTTAA